One stretch of Nakamurella alba DNA includes these proteins:
- a CDS encoding carboxymuconolactone decarboxylase family protein yields MTLPFATQAAPVVPLITAEEAEPAAAELLESIRAKHGRVTNMVATLLHSLPSYRAMEFYPVRDKLTEVVGSRAVYFFCYAISVEDECVICSRYHARLLAELDLSFADFEFTEEEKMLIAYGRAMVNNPTTIDPAITDALRARFSPSEIVLITTVGAKMIASNIFNSALSVALDDYLFDVKFDGALLDRAVAG; encoded by the coding sequence ATGACCCTCCCGTTCGCCACCCAGGCCGCGCCCGTGGTCCCGCTGATCACCGCCGAGGAGGCCGAGCCCGCGGCGGCCGAGCTGCTGGAATCCATCCGCGCCAAGCACGGCCGGGTCACCAACATGGTGGCCACACTGCTGCACAGCCTGCCGTCCTACCGGGCGATGGAGTTCTACCCGGTGCGGGACAAGCTCACCGAGGTCGTGGGATCCCGCGCGGTGTACTTCTTCTGCTACGCCATCTCCGTCGAGGACGAGTGCGTGATCTGCTCGCGGTACCACGCCCGCCTGCTCGCCGAGCTCGACCTGTCCTTCGCCGACTTCGAGTTCACCGAGGAGGAGAAGATGCTGATCGCCTACGGCCGCGCCATGGTCAACAACCCGACCACGATCGACCCGGCGATCACCGATGCGCTCCGGGCCCGCTTCTCACCGTCGGAGATCGTGCTGATCACCACGGTCGGCGCGAAGATGATCGCCTCCAACATCTTCAACTCGGCGCTGTCCGTCGCCCTCGACGACTACCTCTTCGACGTCAAGTTCGACGGCGCCCTGCTCGACCGCGCCGTCGCGGGCTGA
- the solA gene encoding N-methyl-L-tryptophan oxidase — MPEQVADLAVIGLGTFGSMAAWRATRRSGVRVVGLDTYVGAHSHGSYAGESRLYRSLYHEGSRYVPLLQESDRLWGELEALTGAGLLLRTGVLTVSPPDRPELAGVFASAAGFGLPHEVLDTAELARRFPQHRLSGGEIGVLDPRGGVLRSEAAVHAAQTAARAAGARLHGGNGVTAVDLTTDPVTVHTRSGTVRAGKVVVATGSTRQPLVPVPGLPPLVRRRLLLTWFLADRPADFAPSVFPAFLRDHGPVHLFGAPTLDGATVKVATTDVWGDVPVDQDLPGAPSRRQLSAFGATVAGLLPGLGPEPVRVSVHQDVYTPDRTPLVVSGPDPRAVVVTGFSGHGFKMAPAVGELAVALALGERTDSPFAVGGRPTGTRIEEGVA, encoded by the coding sequence ATGCCGGAACAGGTCGCCGATCTGGCGGTGATCGGGCTCGGGACCTTCGGGTCGATGGCCGCCTGGCGGGCGACCCGGCGGAGCGGCGTACGGGTGGTCGGCCTGGACACCTACGTCGGTGCACACTCCCACGGCTCGTACGCGGGGGAGTCGCGGCTGTACCGCTCCTTGTACCACGAAGGCTCGAGATACGTTCCGCTGCTGCAGGAGTCGGACCGGCTGTGGGGTGAGCTCGAGGCGCTGACCGGCGCCGGGCTGCTGCTGCGCACCGGGGTGCTCACGGTGAGTCCGCCGGACCGGCCGGAGCTCGCCGGGGTGTTCGCCTCGGCGGCGGGGTTCGGCCTCCCGCACGAGGTGCTGGACACGGCGGAGCTGGCCCGGCGCTTCCCGCAGCACCGGCTGTCCGGCGGCGAGATCGGCGTGCTCGACCCGCGCGGCGGGGTGCTGCGGTCGGAGGCCGCCGTGCACGCGGCGCAGACTGCTGCCCGGGCAGCCGGCGCCCGGCTTCACGGCGGGAACGGCGTGACCGCCGTTGATCTCACCACCGACCCGGTCACCGTCCACACCAGGTCCGGGACGGTCCGCGCCGGGAAGGTGGTGGTCGCCACCGGATCGACACGGCAGCCCCTGGTACCGGTCCCCGGCCTGCCGCCGCTGGTCCGGCGCCGGTTGCTGCTCACCTGGTTCCTGGCCGACCGCCCCGCGGACTTTGCGCCGTCGGTGTTCCCGGCCTTCCTGCGCGATCACGGCCCGGTGCACCTGTTCGGGGCGCCCACCCTGGACGGTGCGACCGTCAAGGTGGCCACCACCGACGTCTGGGGCGACGTCCCAGTCGATCAGGACCTGCCCGGCGCGCCGTCCCGCCGGCAGCTCTCCGCCTTCGGTGCCACGGTGGCCGGCCTGCTGCCGGGCCTGGGACCGGAGCCGGTCCGGGTCTCGGTGCACCAGGACGTCTACACCCCGGATCGGACACCACTGGTGGTCTCCGGCCCGGACCCGAGAGCGGTCGTGGTGACCGGGTTCTCGGGACACGGGTTCAAGATGGCGCCCGCGGTCGGCGAACTCGCCGTCGCGCTGGCGCTCGGAGAGCGGACGGACAGCCCGTTCGCCGTTGGCGGCCGGCCCACCGGCACGCGGATCGAGGAAGGCGTCGCATGA
- a CDS encoding hydantoinase B/oxoprolinase family protein: MTTDPITLEVTRHALESIAEDMVFTVLRISQSTVVKLSMDFSTAVCGPDGTLLVQGLSSALHLGAMPDMMRAVLGRFGDDIGVGDVFVTNDPYQGGMHIPDVFVVRAVHDEAGVLLGFAVVVCHHVDMGGRVPGSIAADSTEIHQEGLRIPPIRLVHRGVKQQVVLDILCANVRMPDLVMADLRAQLAACATAARGLTELARRMGTGELLDYCTHLVEYGERLARAEISRWPDGEYRFEDCIDNDGIGDTPLPVVVTLTVAGDGLRVDLAGTADKAAGAINATLPSTKAAVYAAVRYFLPVDVPNNEGFFRVVDIDAPVGSLVNVSMPAACAARGVTMFRVFDTVLGALDLACPGTVFAGSDGGSTGVSFGGTRSDGSRYVFVDFFAGSWGARSGLDGIDGCATPAGNAVNEPVELIEAGVPVRIEEYGYVPDTGGAGQYRGGLAVRRSYRLVDGEAMVHVRSDRSVRAPFGLHGGADGTVSGTTLTQDGETRDMPSKFTRRLVAGDLVVHTLPGGGAVGLAADRRPEAVAADVIAGKTTPAAADRWYGTAWRLVPTPAHPTRKALS; the protein is encoded by the coding sequence GTGACGACGGACCCGATCACCCTCGAGGTGACCCGGCACGCGCTGGAGAGCATCGCCGAGGACATGGTCTTCACCGTGCTGCGGATCTCGCAGTCCACCGTGGTGAAGCTGAGCATGGACTTCTCCACGGCGGTCTGCGGACCGGACGGCACCCTGCTCGTGCAGGGCCTGTCCAGCGCCCTGCACCTCGGCGCCATGCCGGACATGATGCGTGCCGTGCTGGGCCGCTTCGGCGACGACATCGGCGTCGGCGACGTCTTCGTCACCAACGACCCGTACCAGGGCGGCATGCACATCCCGGACGTGTTCGTGGTGCGGGCGGTGCACGACGAGGCAGGGGTGCTGCTCGGGTTCGCCGTGGTCGTCTGCCACCACGTCGACATGGGCGGGCGGGTGCCGGGCAGCATCGCCGCCGACTCCACCGAGATCCACCAGGAAGGGCTGCGGATCCCGCCGATCCGGTTGGTGCACCGGGGTGTCAAGCAGCAGGTGGTGCTCGACATCCTCTGCGCGAACGTCCGGATGCCGGACCTGGTGATGGCGGACCTGCGGGCGCAGCTGGCCGCCTGCGCCACCGCGGCCCGCGGTCTGACCGAACTGGCCCGGCGGATGGGTACCGGCGAGTTGCTCGACTACTGCACGCATCTCGTCGAGTACGGGGAGCGGCTGGCGCGCGCGGAGATCAGCCGCTGGCCGGACGGCGAGTACCGGTTCGAGGACTGCATCGACAACGACGGGATCGGCGACACGCCGCTGCCGGTGGTGGTCACGCTGACCGTGGCCGGCGACGGGCTGCGGGTCGACCTGGCCGGCACCGCGGACAAGGCGGCCGGCGCCATCAACGCGACGCTGCCGTCGACGAAGGCCGCCGTGTACGCCGCCGTCCGGTACTTCCTGCCGGTCGACGTCCCGAACAACGAGGGCTTCTTCCGGGTGGTGGACATCGACGCGCCGGTGGGGTCGCTGGTCAACGTGTCGATGCCGGCCGCCTGCGCGGCCCGCGGGGTGACCATGTTCCGGGTCTTCGACACCGTGCTCGGCGCCCTCGACCTGGCCTGCCCGGGCACGGTGTTCGCCGGCTCCGACGGCGGGTCCACCGGGGTGTCCTTCGGCGGCACCCGCAGCGACGGCAGCCGGTACGTGTTCGTCGACTTCTTCGCGGGCAGCTGGGGTGCGCGGTCCGGGCTCGACGGCATCGACGGATGCGCCACGCCGGCCGGCAACGCGGTCAACGAGCCGGTCGAGCTGATCGAGGCGGGGGTGCCGGTGCGGATCGAGGAGTACGGCTACGTCCCGGACACCGGCGGCGCCGGGCAGTACCGCGGCGGGCTCGCCGTCCGCCGGTCCTACCGGCTGGTCGACGGCGAGGCGATGGTGCACGTGCGGTCCGACCGTTCGGTGCGGGCACCGTTCGGGCTGCACGGCGGCGCGGACGGCACCGTCAGCGGCACCACGCTGACCCAGGACGGAGAGACCCGCGACATGCCGAGCAAGTTCACCCGCCGACTGGTCGCCGGGGATCTCGTCGTGCACACCCTGCCCGGTGGCGGCGCCGTCGGACTGGCCGCCGACCGGCGGCCGGAGGCCGTCGCCGCGGACGTGATCGCCGGCAAGACCACCCCGGCTGCCGCGGACCGCTGGTACGGCACCGCCTGGCGCCTGGTCCCCACCCCCGCACACCCCACCCGAAAGGCCCTGTCATGA
- a CDS encoding hydantoinase/oxoprolinase family protein, with the protein MTGWRIGADVGGTFTDVVAIGPDGTHAAVKVHSTPDDYSRGIAEGVAAIMARCGIPADAVGLLAHGTTVVTNTILERRGGPTALITTRGFRDVLELGRMRVPRLYDMLWVKPEPLVARQFRFEVDERLDPTGAVVTPLDEAGVEAIAGELDRHGIRSVAICLLHSYADGTHERRLAELLTTRLPGLDISLSHEVLARPGEYERTSTTVVNAYVRPAVREYFAGVAARLSGAGLRVPVHVMQSDGGLVGLATAGELPVTVIESGPAAGVVAAQRVAGDLGVARALSFDMGGTTAKACLVEDGRVVMAEEFAVGAELSVGSRVFSGGGFAVRAPALDIAEVGAGGGSLLRVDEGGLLRVGPRSAGARPGPVAYGRGGTEPTITDAGLVLGYLDDIADGTVTLDRAAAEDAIRDRIAAPLELTVDEAASGARRIATTTMARTLKAVSTERGHDPRDFTLIAFGGNGPGYACDIAEELGIRTVLVPPLAGVFSAVGLATAPVRRAFLRSTIRALDDIAVGALDPVVDVLRAEAADWVALEAPSTGGATTEVEVDLRYTGQSTDLPVRFAAGVTAADLGESFQESYERIFGLRFDLPLEIAAVRLVATLATDLPQATDGPAGSAAGERPPVGKRSVHFGSRHGRLMTEILDEVADLGDGRSGPLILRRPDTTVVIAPGWRAAPAGAGVIRMERES; encoded by the coding sequence ATGACCGGCTGGCGGATCGGCGCCGACGTCGGCGGCACCTTCACCGACGTGGTGGCCATCGGACCGGACGGGACGCACGCCGCTGTCAAGGTGCACTCCACCCCCGACGACTACTCACGCGGCATCGCCGAGGGCGTCGCCGCGATCATGGCCCGTTGCGGGATCCCCGCCGACGCGGTCGGTCTGCTCGCGCACGGCACCACGGTGGTGACCAACACGATCCTGGAGCGACGCGGCGGCCCGACCGCGCTGATCACCACCCGCGGGTTCCGGGACGTGCTCGAACTCGGCCGGATGCGGGTGCCCCGGCTCTACGACATGTTGTGGGTCAAGCCGGAACCGTTGGTGGCCCGGCAGTTCCGCTTCGAGGTCGACGAACGGCTGGACCCGACCGGTGCGGTGGTGACGCCCCTGGACGAGGCCGGTGTGGAGGCGATCGCCGGCGAGCTGGACCGGCACGGCATCCGCTCGGTGGCGATCTGCCTCCTGCACTCCTACGCCGACGGCACCCACGAGCGCCGGCTCGCCGAGCTGCTCACCACACGACTGCCCGGCCTGGACATCTCGCTCTCGCACGAGGTGCTGGCCCGCCCGGGGGAGTACGAGCGCACCAGCACCACCGTGGTGAACGCCTATGTGCGCCCGGCCGTCCGGGAGTACTTCGCCGGCGTCGCCGCCCGACTCTCCGGAGCCGGCCTGCGGGTCCCGGTGCACGTCATGCAGTCCGACGGCGGACTCGTCGGCCTGGCCACCGCCGGGGAATTGCCGGTCACGGTCATCGAGTCCGGTCCGGCCGCGGGAGTCGTGGCCGCTCAACGGGTGGCCGGCGATCTCGGGGTCGCACGGGCGCTCAGCTTCGACATGGGCGGCACCACCGCGAAGGCCTGCCTGGTGGAGGACGGGCGGGTGGTGATGGCCGAGGAGTTCGCCGTCGGCGCCGAGCTCAGCGTCGGCAGCCGCGTGTTCTCCGGCGGCGGGTTCGCCGTGCGGGCACCCGCGCTGGACATCGCCGAGGTGGGTGCGGGAGGCGGCAGCCTACTCCGGGTGGACGAGGGCGGCCTGCTCCGGGTCGGCCCGCGCAGTGCCGGTGCCCGGCCCGGACCGGTCGCCTACGGCCGGGGCGGGACCGAACCGACGATCACCGACGCCGGTCTGGTGCTCGGTTACCTGGACGACATCGCTGATGGCACGGTTACTCTCGATCGCGCAGCGGCCGAGGACGCGATCCGCGACCGGATCGCCGCCCCGCTGGAGTTGACGGTCGACGAGGCCGCCTCGGGTGCCCGGCGGATCGCCACCACCACGATGGCCCGCACCCTCAAGGCGGTCTCGACCGAGCGCGGCCACGACCCGCGGGACTTCACGCTGATCGCGTTCGGCGGGAACGGCCCCGGTTACGCCTGCGACATCGCCGAGGAACTCGGCATCCGCACCGTCCTGGTGCCGCCGCTGGCCGGGGTGTTCAGCGCGGTCGGCCTGGCCACCGCCCCTGTGCGTCGGGCGTTCCTGCGCTCCACCATCCGGGCACTGGACGACATCGCCGTCGGTGCACTGGATCCGGTGGTCGACGTCCTGCGGGCCGAGGCCGCCGACTGGGTCGCACTCGAGGCGCCGTCGACCGGCGGCGCCACCACCGAGGTCGAGGTGGACCTCCGCTACACCGGGCAGTCGACCGACCTCCCGGTCCGGTTCGCCGCCGGTGTCACCGCTGCGGATCTCGGCGAGTCGTTCCAGGAGTCCTACGAGCGCATCTTCGGGCTGCGGTTCGACCTCCCGCTGGAGATCGCCGCCGTGCGGCTGGTCGCGACCCTGGCGACCGATCTGCCGCAGGCCACCGACGGACCGGCCGGTTCCGCAGCCGGCGAACGACCGCCGGTCGGCAAGCGGTCCGTGCACTTCGGGTCGCGGCACGGCCGGCTGATGACCGAGATCCTCGACGAGGTGGCGGATCTGGGCGACGGGAGATCCGGGCCGTTGATCCTGCGCCGGCCTGACACCACGGTGGTGATCGCTCCCGGCTGGCGGGCCGCGCCGGCCGGTGCCGGTGTGATCAGGATGGAGCGGGAGTCGTGA
- a CDS encoding hydantoinase/oxoprolinase family protein: MTVRIGVDTGGTFTDVCLFDESTGRVTVVKVSSTPADPGVAVLQGVRSVLQAWSGDEDLTAISYLAHGTTVATNALLQHRGATLGLITTAGLRDLLELGRQRRPRLYDLAARKPSDLVPRELRLEVQERLDHTGAVRIPLDEADIRSQVQHLKDAGVGAVAICLLYSYLDPAHEQAIAGVVREMLPDAFLSVSHEVLPEFREFERLSTTAVNAFVGPVMHGYLSRLRTGLAAAGLRVGPKVTQSNGGVISFEQAAELPVRTVLSGPSTGVVGAAHLSSVSGHDDIITFDMGGTSTDIALVRDARPVVSAGTTIEDRPIRTPMLDISTVGAGGGSIAWIDDAGHLKVGPQSAGADPGPACYALGSGEATVTDANVVLGVLHQRALLGGRMSIDPELSVKAVARLADRLGLGVEQTAQGIISVVTANMARAIRRISVQRGYNPADYTLVAFGGAGPLHAARLAAELGMSQILLPPTPGAMSAMGMLMTDVRCDFTRTRRLVLDAAAVPVAAALGRELTGQAHAWFDREGVHDDQRSTELAVDVRYLGQNYEIRVPVADVDDDEAGWLWSTTTAFEAAHQRRYGYVNAGAPIELVTFRVAAAQAVPRVEPARVEVTGGDPSAAVIGMREVHFPEAGGRVPTAVYDRAALRAGDVVIGPAVIEQYDATTVLLPGQEAEVDAHLAIICRPASAGTVPDRSIESAAVLTGVQS; encoded by the coding sequence ATGACGGTCAGGATCGGGGTCGACACGGGCGGGACGTTCACCGACGTCTGCCTCTTCGACGAGAGCACCGGGCGGGTCACCGTCGTCAAGGTGTCCAGCACGCCGGCCGACCCGGGAGTGGCGGTGCTGCAGGGGGTCCGGAGCGTGCTGCAGGCCTGGTCCGGCGACGAGGACCTCACGGCCATCTCCTACCTCGCCCATGGCACGACCGTGGCGACCAACGCCCTGCTGCAGCATCGTGGCGCCACCCTGGGCCTGATCACCACCGCCGGCCTGCGCGATCTGCTCGAACTCGGCCGGCAGCGCCGGCCGCGGCTCTACGACCTGGCCGCCCGCAAGCCCTCCGACCTGGTCCCGCGGGAGCTGCGGCTGGAGGTGCAGGAGCGACTGGACCACACCGGCGCCGTCCGGATCCCGCTCGACGAGGCCGACATCCGTTCCCAGGTCCAGCATCTCAAAGACGCAGGCGTCGGCGCGGTGGCGATCTGCCTGCTGTACAGCTATCTCGACCCGGCCCACGAGCAGGCGATCGCCGGCGTGGTGCGGGAGATGCTGCCGGACGCCTTCCTGTCCGTCTCGCACGAGGTGCTGCCCGAGTTCCGCGAGTTCGAGCGGCTGTCCACCACCGCCGTCAACGCCTTCGTCGGCCCGGTCATGCACGGCTACCTGTCCCGGCTGCGCACCGGGCTGGCCGCGGCCGGGCTGCGGGTCGGCCCGAAGGTGACCCAGAGCAACGGCGGCGTCATCTCGTTCGAGCAGGCCGCGGAACTGCCGGTGCGCACGGTGCTCTCGGGACCCAGCACCGGGGTCGTCGGTGCCGCGCACCTGTCGTCGGTGTCCGGCCACGACGACATCATCACCTTCGACATGGGCGGAACCTCCACCGACATCGCGCTGGTGCGGGACGCCCGTCCGGTGGTGTCGGCGGGCACCACCATCGAGGACCGGCCGATCCGGACGCCGATGCTCGACATCAGCACCGTCGGCGCCGGCGGCGGTTCCATCGCCTGGATCGACGACGCCGGTCACCTGAAGGTCGGGCCGCAGTCGGCCGGGGCGGACCCCGGGCCCGCCTGCTACGCGCTGGGCTCGGGCGAGGCGACGGTGACCGACGCGAACGTGGTGCTGGGCGTGCTGCACCAGCGGGCGCTGCTGGGCGGCCGGATGTCCATCGACCCGGAGCTGTCGGTCAAGGCCGTCGCCCGGCTGGCCGACCGGTTGGGGCTCGGCGTGGAGCAGACCGCCCAGGGCATCATCAGCGTGGTCACCGCCAACATGGCCCGGGCCATCCGCCGGATCTCGGTGCAGCGTGGCTACAACCCGGCGGACTACACCCTGGTCGCCTTCGGCGGCGCCGGGCCGTTGCACGCCGCGAGACTGGCCGCCGAACTGGGCATGTCGCAGATCCTGCTGCCGCCCACCCCCGGGGCGATGTCGGCGATGGGCATGCTGATGACCGATGTGCGCTGCGACTTCACCCGGACCCGCCGGCTGGTGCTGGACGCGGCCGCCGTGCCGGTGGCCGCAGCACTCGGCCGGGAGCTGACCGGGCAGGCACACGCCTGGTTCGACCGGGAGGGGGTGCACGATGACCAGCGGTCCACCGAACTCGCGGTGGACGTGCGGTATCTCGGTCAGAACTACGAGATCAGGGTCCCGGTGGCGGATGTCGATGACGACGAGGCCGGATGGCTGTGGTCCACCACCACTGCCTTCGAGGCGGCGCACCAGCGGCGCTACGGCTACGTCAACGCCGGGGCGCCGATCGAGCTGGTGACCTTCCGGGTCGCCGCTGCCCAGGCGGTGCCGCGGGTCGAGCCGGCCCGGGTGGAGGTGACCGGCGGTGACCCGTCGGCGGCGGTGATCGGGATGCGCGAGGTCCACTTCCCCGAGGCCGGTGGCCGGGTGCCCACCGCGGTGTACGACCGCGCCGCCCTGCGGGCCGGCGACGTCGTCATCGGCCCGGCCGTCATCGAGCAGTACGACGCCACCACCGTGCTGCTGCCCGGGCAGGAGGCGGAGGTCGATGCCCACCTGGCGATCATCTGCCGACCGGCCTCGGCCGGCACCGTGCCCGACCGATCCATCGAGTCCGCCGCCGTGCTGACAGGAGTGCAGTCATGA
- a CDS encoding hydantoinase B/oxoprolinase family protein, producing the protein MTDTTVAAPDPITTEVIGAALASICEEMGEALVKASFSPNIKERRDCTTSLFDPQGRSLAQAEHIPLHLGSLMGIVDAIRQRYPLDDIREGDSFVGNDPHTGGGTHLPDIVVATPVFVDGELVAWATNLAHHADYADRGHATIFQEGIRIPAVRFATADGYIDDVLHLILTNMQVPTERLADFSAQLAANRLGVRRYAEICRRYGTGVVAAAGSALMDYSERMVRIGISRIPDGVYPFRDTFDSDELDEALDVGVEITVAGDTVRLVFDGPDQHRSSINMVRTALLATVYYAMKSLVGPDIPANAGLYRPIEVQARSGSVFSCVAPAAVNGRTQLCQRVVDLVHGALAPAVPEQVLAASYGSVPAVQFSGTDPRTGQFYVYLETIGGGYGGGSCQDGLDGVQAHITNTSNLPIECLESEYPITVERYELVDGSAGSGTFRGGMGIRRQLRIEHDDCLCDVSVSRVASRPWGLFGGRPGAALAVTRNGSEPVTRTVTTLNRGDVITVDTAGGGGYGDPALRSAEDVGREVLQGRLTAEAAAADYGWPGP; encoded by the coding sequence ATGACCGACACCACTGTTGCCGCACCGGATCCGATCACCACGGAGGTGATCGGGGCAGCGCTGGCCTCGATCTGCGAGGAGATGGGGGAGGCGCTGGTCAAGGCGTCGTTCTCGCCCAACATCAAGGAACGCCGGGACTGCACCACCTCGCTGTTCGACCCGCAGGGGCGGTCGCTGGCGCAGGCCGAGCACATCCCGCTGCACCTGGGATCGCTGATGGGCATCGTCGACGCGATCCGGCAGCGGTACCCGTTGGACGACATCCGGGAGGGCGACTCCTTCGTCGGCAACGACCCGCACACCGGTGGCGGCACCCACCTGCCCGACATCGTGGTGGCCACACCGGTCTTCGTCGACGGGGAACTGGTGGCCTGGGCGACCAACCTGGCGCACCACGCCGACTACGCGGACCGCGGGCACGCCACGATCTTCCAGGAGGGCATCCGCATCCCGGCCGTGCGGTTCGCCACCGCCGACGGCTACATCGACGACGTGCTGCACCTCATCCTGACCAACATGCAGGTCCCGACCGAGCGCCTCGCCGACTTCAGCGCCCAGCTCGCCGCGAACCGGCTGGGCGTGCGGCGGTACGCCGAGATCTGCCGTCGTTACGGCACCGGCGTGGTCGCGGCGGCCGGCAGTGCGCTGATGGACTACTCGGAGCGGATGGTGCGGATCGGCATCAGCCGGATCCCGGACGGCGTCTACCCGTTCCGCGACACCTTCGACAGCGACGAGCTGGACGAGGCCCTCGACGTCGGTGTGGAGATCACCGTGGCGGGCGACACGGTCCGCCTGGTGTTCGACGGGCCGGACCAGCACCGGTCCAGCATCAACATGGTGCGCACCGCGTTGCTGGCGACCGTGTACTACGCGATGAAAAGTCTGGTGGGGCCGGACATCCCGGCGAATGCGGGGCTCTACCGGCCGATCGAGGTGCAGGCCAGGTCCGGCTCGGTGTTCAGCTGCGTGGCGCCGGCGGCGGTGAACGGCCGGACCCAGCTCTGTCAGCGGGTGGTCGACCTGGTGCACGGGGCGCTGGCGCCGGCCGTCCCGGAGCAGGTACTGGCCGCGAGCTACGGATCGGTGCCCGCGGTGCAGTTCTCCGGGACCGACCCGCGGACCGGGCAGTTCTACGTGTACCTGGAGACCATCGGCGGCGGCTACGGCGGCGGCTCCTGCCAGGACGGGCTGGACGGGGTGCAGGCGCACATCACCAACACCTCCAACCTGCCGATCGAGTGCCTGGAGTCCGAGTACCCGATCACCGTGGAACGGTACGAGCTGGTCGACGGCTCGGCCGGTTCCGGCACCTTCCGCGGCGGCATGGGCATCCGCCGGCAATTGCGGATCGAGCACGACGACTGCCTCTGCGACGTCAGTGTGAGCCGGGTGGCCAGCCGGCCGTGGGGCCTGTTCGGCGGCCGGCCGGGTGCCGCGCTGGCGGTGACCCGCAACGGGTCCGAGCCGGTGACCCGGACTGTGACCACCTTGAACAGGGGTGACGTGATCACCGTCGACACGGCGGGTGGCGGCGGCTACGGCGACCCGGCGCTGCGGTCCGCCGAGGACGTGGGTCGTGAGGTGCTGCAGGGCCGGCTGACCGCCGAGGCCGCGGCGGCCGACTACGGCTGGCCCGGGCCGTGA